The DNA region ccacatgtgagttaaCGTCTATTGGTTCTTCAACCCGAGCTCCAACGGGATCGACAAATGGCCTTTTACCCCTGGCGTTAAGTTGTTgttttcatcttgaaggccaacttcgttgtcgataggtaaggccattaattgagaattcGTTGTTTtcagcctgaaatcaaagacacttctaagggcaagtgtaaaatagtgtgtttcatagagattcgtaccaaataactactattatccttagccccacggtaggcgccaaactgtttacccgaaaaatggatagagttaaatttatacgtagttctaaggatacgtggtataacttggtacaaatcggaaaagtaagtagaaatatatcgaatattgattgtataaaggaatgaaatacaaaccaaattgagtagagaacgatttataaacaggtaagatgaatcaatgtccaaGTTCAAAAAAGGATAATCTCAACTATATATCAATGTAATAATCTTTAGAATGCGAGTGTGTAAATATTTTCTTCTCTAGATGTTGAATATGCCCTCTACAGAAATAATACCCACTCTTCATATAGTGAAAGAaccctactttggatataataaaaatacatagtggggatcccatgatataTTAGTTGATTAGCTTTTTCttaatttccgccgagattctctccttGGTGCGGCTACAACGGCTCTTTGTCTCTTAGCTCGATTTTGATCGGTCTTGTTATCGGTCGATCTCTagatctcgagctcgatattgactcgagctcggtattggttGGTCTCTGACTCTTGAGTTCGGTAATGCTACTTCATGTCATAGCTCGATATTGATTCGAGcttgatattgactcgagctcggtattgaatCGAACTCGGTATCTTGAGCTCGATAACCCGACTTTACTTCTGATCTCGATGTAACAATGGCGACCATCGGTTCATCACGTTCCAATCTCGACTAATTACACGAATGGCAAACTCGGATTTGACCGTATACAATGTGATTAGTTGTGTTGATCCTACAATGATAATCAATGTCAAAGGTAATTGATGAGGTGAATGTGTGGTAAAGTCTAGGGTGGCCTTTTACCACCAAAACAACTATGGCCAGCCACAATAACACCCGGGATTGctacacaaatagccggtcagattcaatgtttactttttctaaccgGTATACATACTATTTGGATTAATTATTCATAACAATAACACAACTACCACCCTCATTATCGCCAACTACCTTCACTATTAGCCCCTCATATTCCTAACCACCACCAGTTTCAATTGCATATAAAGGCAGCCCggtacactaagctcccgctatgcgcagaGTCCGGGAAAAGGGgcagaccacaagggtctatagtACGCAgctttaccctgcatttctgccagatgttgtttccacggcttgaacctgtGACCTCTTGGTCACATGACAATAACTTTACCAGTTAAGCCAAGACTCCCTCTTCCAAATAACCATAAGCAATTATCACAACCAGCCATCACTACCAACCATAACCACCATTGGCCACCAAAATCACAACCATTATAAGCATACCACCACACCACCAGCTCCAATCACTAGGCTTTAAAGTGTCCTTCATTAAACAAATAAATTTTATGACACCGTGTAAATTAAGATCTTCTCTAATACATTGtgatatgatatgtaattactattttatttaacattaattttattatttttttaaataaagataaattttgcaCTACTTAAAAAGCAAACAATTAAAATTATTCAATGTTCAGATACGTACTAAAGATATATGTATTAAAGCCAGACATCTTCGTCTTAAATGAAGGAGCCAAACTTTCTGCTTAGTAAGATTCTCTCATTTACTAAAATACATTGGTTAATTAATGTACAAGGCATAACCGAGAACATGTGAACATTTTTGTTGTTAACCCACTTTGACCCTTTTTAGCATGATGACTTGACTACTAGAATTATTGACACTTCGCACTCCAGTAAAATCACCATTTTGTATTTGCACCATGTTATTTAGTTTTATCTttagaaaattaaataaaatattataaagaaTGAGAATGGAAATTCCTTGTGGAAATTAAGGGGCCGTTTGgccataattttttttgtttcactttttttcaaaaaaaattactttttttcgaaatcggCGTTTGGCCatcaatttttcaatttcaatttcggaatttttcgaaaatttgaaaaactttaaaaaaatatttttcaaatttttcacttcaaatcattcacaaaaattcaaaaataacccaaaattgtatttatgtccaaatacaactctaattttcaaataacaTTTTCAGTTagaatttttttctcttttttccggaattttacaattcttatgtccaaacacccactAATTGCCTctttggccaagcttcttcaagctaaaaaatatatttttgagtagaagcagaaacagttttggagaaacagaaaaaagtagtttcttccGAGAAGCACTTTTGCGAAAAATACGTTTAGAAGCATTTTTTTAAAAGCtcggccaaacactaattgttgcttagaagtactttttaaattagttagccaaacacaaattttttttcataaaaaaatacTTGTAAAAAAAATcgatttctcaaaataagctgatttttactGCCAAACCGGCTATATAAGTCACCTTTTGGAAATAGGGGAGACAGAGACATAATTTACTTGCATTTAATTTCTGAAAAATCTTTCTTGTATTTTGTGTGGCTATCATTGGTTCGACTGAAGAAGAAGCAACACTAGTCTTTTACATTTcaaactactactactactactactacatgTGTCTCTAATGCATCCCACTCCTTTTCTTCTCTGCCACCTACAAATTCTCTCTTCCCCAAACACTCCATTTACATCCAATCACTCATAATTATGGCTTTACAGCAACCATTTCTCTCTGAGTTACTCCACTCAACTTCAAAGAGGTCACTGCCAACTACATTGACCACAAGAAGTACAATTCTTTCTCTACAACAACCTAAAAAACACAATCTTTATCTTCACAATCAGCAGTTCAAGAAACAGGAGAGATTAAGTTGTTATGCAATTGCAGAGAATATTGGAGATgggatctcttcttcttcatcttcagcTGAAGTTGATGATCAAAGTGTGCTTTTGGAAAATTCAAGCTTAGAGGAATTGAGGGGACAAAGGGAAATTGTTGGTTATGATTGGACAGAAGAGTGGTATCCTCTGTATTTGACCAAGAATGTCCCTGATGATGCACCTTTGGGTCTCACTGTCTTTGATAAACAAGTTGTTTTGTACAGAGATGGCAGTGGTGAACTCAGATGCTTTGAAGATCGATGTCCCCATAGGTAAACATATTTGTATTGAAGTTCCAATTGTATTTACACTGACTTGCAAAGGCCGATTTAGGGTGAGTTTTGTGAGTTTTAACTTTGTTTTAAGCTCGaactatatatacataaatattcaaaataaattgGGGTCGGCTAGACTATGTTTTTCCATTTAGATTCGTCTAAGGCCAACATTATactaataaaaatgaaaatatctgATAGGCTAAAAAACTCCTAGAAAGCATAGGAGTATAGGACCTAAATAGATATTTGGTATTGTCTATATAAAGCATAGGCTAAATTTAATTGCACTAACATGACTAAAACATATTCTCAGCTATTTGGTATTGCCTATAtagatattttctttttgttatgtCTTATTTTTCGCTAAATGTGCATGAATTCCAAGAGATTGTAGGTCTTTCGCCACAACTTCCTCACTTGTGGTTTTAGGTATATATCATCCCTTTTAACACCACTAGTTACTGTTTCATACTTATGGGCTATGGACCGGTGCATCTCGAAGTCAACATAGGACATAATCAGGCTCTCTCAAGCAATCTTCTTTCATTTTATCCTCCATGTGTGCGATACAGTAGGAAATTAAGACCACACAACAGAGGTAAATACCTTAACTCCTAAGAGAAATCAACGGGTTTCTTCCTCCTTCACTCTTCACCACCACAAAGTTGTTGGTTCATTCTTGTCTTGGGATAGTGAGCATCTCCGTCAGAACCTCATATTGGAGAATGATGGGTGTGCgaacaaagtcccacattggtagcTGAAAAAGTTGGGAGCCTACGTATAAGGTGTATGGATCTCTTAATGGTGTGAAACTTTTTAGGGAAAATCGTGCGGGCTTGGCCCAAAACAgacaatatcacaccatattaAGAGTATTTTTTGGTGGCACATAGTGAATCTCAAAAATTGGATGAGCCACATGGAACATAGTTCGAGGGGGAGACCCGTGAATTATGTTAATGGGCCACTTGAAACTTAGTTTGAGAGGAAATGGGAGATCCCAAGGTTATATAAACCCCACATCAGCACATTGCAATACTGATATGGGACTCTCAAGTCGCATACCTTGCAATGGACCATAACAAACCACCACGCTCAATATCCATCGTCCCTGATGGCTGTGCGCTAGACCTTTCTAGCCCCGAACGAATACTGCAACACCGACATCACCATCCATGGCATGGTGGGTACACAGGTTTTGCTATTTAGTAGACTTCCTAAGAAGATTTTATTAATCTGCTTGGCTCCTCTCTTCTATAGCATATCGTCAAAAGGTGTTCTCGCCTTCTCAGACATCCAGTGTCTACCACAAAACTGGTTCTTATCAAATTGTTCTGCCTTGTTTTAACCAGTCCACTCCCCTCCGTTGGTTGCATTTCTGCATTATTTTTTCCAGTTGTTGTCTACTTACTACTTAGCTGTGTGCAATTTTCTCTTTCTATATCCGTCATCTGCGAAGATGAATGTAAGAAATACATACACTGAAAATCTTAGAATGCCTATGGTTTTAGATCTTTGAATCAGATGGAGAGAATAAAAGGATGCACGTTTCTCAGATCAGGTAGATATAGCTATTCAGAAAGTCTTCAGATGGATACTAAATTACTAATTTACTTAGAAGAAAGTTATCGCTCATAAATATGAGTTGCAGCAAAAGGAGTGAAAATGAATCGATGCTCTTCCCCTCCTTTTTTGATAGTGCAATAAGAATCCATTTAATGACCAATGAAGTATTGAAGATTGATACGCATCAAATTTGTGGAATGTAGTGTTGAACTTGTGACTGGTACAGTAAAGAAGTATATAAGtcagtcttttattttttaattcttcaAAATCTGTATCAAGGGTCGTCTCACGTGTGAAGTTGGTGGAATCATAGGCTTCTCTTTGTAACTTTATCTGTGGATTTCCACAAATCCAACTTTGATAATCCTCTTTCGTTAAGCCATTGACACAGAATTTTATTGTCCACAACGAATACGCTACTGCATCACTGAAGCTGCAGCTATTCTGCCTATTTACATCAACCGATCAACTGTTgccttaaaaatattaaaaaaaagttataCAGCCCGAAATTTGTTGACAATGTGGGAAATAATCTCTATATTTGGGCAGAACTCCTGTCTTTCTCCCTCGCCTGGATGTAACTTATGTCTGTCTATTGGTTAAGGATTCAACCAGTGTCTATCTATTAGTCAAGGATTCACCTAAACTGACTTACAGATTGTTGCGAGATCACCTGTTTTGACTTCTATGCTTTTCGAAAAAGTTAACTCTGGAATCCTGACCACAAATTCCTTTTCATTCAGATTAGCCAAACTCTCTGAAGGACAACTGTACGACGGCAAACTGGAATGCTTGTATCATGGTTGGCAGTTTGAAGGAGATGGTAAATGTGTGAAGATACCACAGGTTGGTTTTATGCATCTTCCATTGTGTTTCATGTCGCTAATGTTAAAACTCCATTTTCATTCCCTATCTTTAATTTTGTCCCAACCAGCTACCTGAAAATGCTAGAATTCCTCGATCAGCTTGTGCCAAGAAATATGAAATTAGGGATTCCCAGGGAGTAGTTTGGATATGGATGTCTCAAAGAACACCACCAAATATTAACAAAATCCCCTGGTTTGAAAACTTTGAAAGGGAAGGATTTCGAGACATTTCTACAACTCATGAGCTCCCTTATGACCACTCTATTCTTCTGGAAAACCTCATGGACCCAGCTCATGTCCCGATATCACACGATAGGACAGATTTTACAGCAAAAAGGGAAGATGCTGGTCCACTATTTTTCGAGGTAACAGAAAGGACTAACCGGGGGTTCGCAGGATGGTGGGGCAAGGAAAAAGATCAAGGCAAAGCAAACTATACACCGAACTTCTTACGTTTTGAAGCTCCTTGTGTTCTTCAGAATAACAGAGAAATTGTTGATGAGAATGGGGAGAAGCATTACTTTTCAGGTCTCTTTCTTTGTAGGCCTTCTGGTCAGGGAAAATCCATGCTTATTGTCCGGTTCGGAAACACAAGAAAAAGAACCGGGATACTTAAATTTATCCCAAACTGGTTCTTGCATCAGAATGCAGGCAAGGTCTTTGAGCAAGATATGGGGTTCCTTTCGTCCCAAAACGAAATCTTAATGAAAGAAAAGGTTCCCACCAAAAAATTGTACTTGAATCTAAGGTCGTCGGATACATGGGTAGCTGAGTACAGGAAGTGGATGGACAAAGTTGGGCATGGAATGCCTTATCATTTTGGTCACAGCACCATTTACCTGCCCCAACAACCTGCTGTTGTCGAGCACGCCCCTGCTGGTTTCGTTGCCAATTTTTCGGCTGCTCAGCCAGCTAAGGGAGGAATCGGTGGAATGTATGCTCCGAATCCCGCCAACAGATATTTCAGGCATGTAGTCCATTGCAAGGATTGCAGAAATGTTGTCAAAGCTTTTGAGACTTGGAAAAATGCCCTCTCTGTTGTTGCTCTAGTGTCAACTGCATTGGCAATTCTAGTGTCAGGAAGACAGTGGAAGGCCCTACTTTTGCTTTCGACATCACTATGTTTAGCTGGAATATATGCTTGCTCAACAGCCATTGcaatgaatacaaccaacttCATAAGGATTCACAGAAGATTGTAAACCTAGAGCTTTGAGTTCCTTTGACTATTCAGTATGTTTTCCTTCCACTTCCCTTTTTGCtgctgtgatttttctttttaggaCTAGAATTTTGTGGACTCTGAAACTCAGTTTCTTCATACTGTTAAAATATGTATATACCTATACTCGAATTGACATTTTTCATGTAGAATAGGACTCGGGTTAATATGCTTCTCATATATATTAGCAAGTAAACTCATCCTTGGTAGACGCTAAGTTGAGCAACATAAAGTTGCACAAAGCATAAACAAACTAGTATTCCATTTATCCATTTCCTATGACAGTTTACAgagcaaattaaagaaaaacttccattgactatattttctataacatttttagaagttttatttttttaaatactgGACACATTTATTTCACTAGACAATTTTTACTATAAAGATTTGGTATTTCAAAGGATAAAGGTTATATTAGAGTATCCCAAAACACCTTTAAATTATACAATTATTTAACCCATACGTACATTAAAAGACATATTTGATTCACATCCTGAGAGTTGTGCATTAATGACACAAGGATGTTAACCATGTTTAGGAAGTAATTACTTGCCGGTATTGGGTGCTTAGGTATACTAATTTATAGTAGTTAAGCGATTTTATTAAATGAAAGTATGTATTAATTAGCCATGATTAAGTGAGATGAGTCTATTTGCAAACACTATCATTCACCTATTGTTTTTGGGGGAGAATAACAAAAATAGGATACTTTTTGTACCACTATTAATTTTTTGATTCAATAACAGAAGTTATGAGAAAAAGAACCCATGTcagaattttaaaatatattgggGCATGATTTTCCCGACCGACAGAATTTAAAAGCACGTTGGTATGCATTAAATTCTAAAATGCTGAGTTATTTTTCCAAAACTTTTCTTAGTGCGATCAATATATAAATAAATGGTTTAAAAAAGGTTCATCCAGCTTCATTTTGAGGTATGAGTAAAGCTTAACCGTTAAGAAACGGTTTATCTTCTATACGCCAAGAACACTATTGGATCACCTTTAAGataatttatcaaaatttagTTATCCATAATAATCAGTAGAACTAATAATTCTACAAAGGGTTAAATTGCAATGTTTGAGTAAAAATATTGTTTGCACAGTGGTAGATACGagataaattaaaaaatagctagTCACGAATGGAAACATTTATTAACTTTGATTATCTAATAAACTTTATATAAAACACAcatgttatttatattttttgatgGAGATAAGGAGCATGGGTAAGCTGACCTTGATTATGTGTgataaaattttatataaaagaCATATGCTAATGCATTTATTatctaagttttttttttcttcaaaaatgtcAGTTGTCACAACAAACCAAGTATTAgagaaaacttttaaaatgaaaGCCCGATCATAAGAAAAGTAAATTTATCTCTCAATGCGTCCAAACAATATTCAAACAGATAAGTGATAACAAATATTATCGATTGGATACGGTCGTAACTCGTAACATATTGACAATCCAATATTTCCTAAGTTTGATAAATCGAGTCAAATAGTAAATTGCTGAAGGAGCTATTCGGTAACTTTCCAATGCCTTTGACAATAAAAAATGACTTAAGCTCTTTTTTCTGACAAAAAATAATACATAAGTGGCAAAAGTTCcccatttattttttcttttctcgaTCTATATTGACTAACATACCCATATTGGGGGTAGATGGCTAataatttctttttaatttgttGAAGTTACATATATGATGTTTTTACTGAAGCCAGAATTTACAGTTGAAAATGTTGCTTAGGTTGGACCGTTGGAAGCAAGCAAGGAAACCTACTTAATTCTAATCTAGTTTGGAGGCAAAAACCCTAAGATATTCAAAGGAAACCTTTCTTTGCCATTAACCCATTGCCGAGTCatattctttttttgtttgtttgttttagcAATCCCGTTCTTCTTCTTTGTAGTCTGTGATTTTATTCATGAAGAATTTATCCATGGAGGGAGTATCTTCAGAGTTACAGCTTGAAAATGGTAGTTTTCAGTTCTGCAGGCGGAACCAGGATTTCAACCTTACGAGTTTTGAATTTTAGAATGATGAATTCAAGTGCTAATGATTGAGTTGTCGATTTAATAATTGAACATATTTATGTATTTCTTAACACAAAATATACTGTGTGAGCAAAGCTATTGGATTCGGTCAAACCGATAGCTCGGCTTATGCCTCCGCCCTATCCAACTGAAACACAAGTGATGGTGTACCCGCTAGGGTTTTTGGAAAGTTATAGTATAGACTTGAAT from Nicotiana tabacum cultivar K326 chromosome 24, ASM71507v2, whole genome shotgun sequence includes:
- the LOC107786854 gene encoding protein TIC 55, chloroplastic-like codes for the protein MALQQPFLSELLHSTSKRSLPTTLTTRSTILSLQQPKKHNLYLHNQQFKKQERLSCYAIAENIGDGISSSSSSAEVDDQSVLLENSSLEELRGQREIVGYDWTEEWYPLYLTKNVPDDAPLGLTVFDKQVVLYRDGSGELRCFEDRCPHRLAKLSEGQLYDGKLECLYHGWQFEGDGKCVKIPQLPENARIPRSACAKKYEIRDSQGVVWIWMSQRTPPNINKIPWFENFEREGFRDISTTHELPYDHSILLENLMDPAHVPISHDRTDFTAKREDAGPLFFEVTERTNRGFAGWWGKEKDQGKANYTPNFLRFEAPCVLQNNREIVDENGEKHYFSGLFLCRPSGQGKSMLIVRFGNTRKRTGILKFIPNWFLHQNAGKVFEQDMGFLSSQNEILMKEKVPTKKLYLNLRSSDTWVAEYRKWMDKVGHGMPYHFGHSTIYLPQQPAVVEHAPAGFVANFSAAQPAKGGIGGMYAPNPANRYFRHVVHCKDCRNVVKAFETWKNALSVVALVSTALAILVSGRQWKALLLLSTSLCLAGIYACSTAIAMNTTNFIRIHRRL